The DNA window AACCGCCGACCCGAGAGACCGAGATCCCAACGTTGACCGCCGGGCGAATACCCGAGTTGAACAGGTCGGTTTCGAGAAAAATCTGACCGTCGGTAATCGAAATCACGTTGGTCGGAATATAGGCCGATACGTCCCCGGCCTGGGTTTCGATAATCGGCAGGGCGGTCAACGACCCGCCGCCTTCGGCTTCGCTCATCTTGGCCGCCCGCTCGAGCAGACGCGAGTGCAGGTAGAACACATCACCCGGGAAGGCCTCACGGCCGGGTGGACGCCGCAACAGCAGAGACAGTTGGCGATAGGCCACCGCGTGCTTGGATAAATCGTCGTAAATAACGAGCGCGTGCTTGCTGTTATCGCGGAAGTATTCGCCTATCGCACACCCGGCATACGGGGCGATGAACTGCAAGGGGGCGGCGTCCGAAGCACTGGCGACCACGATGGTCGTGTATTCCAGCGCGCCGGCCCGGGTCAGCCGCTCGACCACCTGGGCAACGGTGGACTGCTTTTGTCCGATTGCGACATAGATACACTGCATGTCGCCGCCCTTCTGGTTGATGATCGTATCAATGACAATAGCGGTTTTGCCGGTCTGGCGGTCGCCGATGATGAGTTCGCGCTGGCCGCGACCGATCGGGATCATGGAGTCAATAGCCTTCAGACCGGTCTGGACCGGCTCTTTGACCGGCTGGCGCAGCACGATGCCCGGGGCTTTGACCTCAATCCGTCGCGACTCGGCGCTGGTGATGGGTCCTTTGCCGTCGATGGGCTGACCGAGGGCATTCACCACCCGACCCAGCATGGCGTCGCCCACCGGCACCTCGGCGATACGCCCGGTGCGGCGCACCTCGTCGCCCTCCTTGATAGCCTGGACCTCGCCAAACACGGCAGCCCCGACGTTGTCCTCCTCAAGGTTCAGGGCCAGCCCGAACATGTCGTCCGGGAACTGGAGCAATTCGCCGGACGCGACCTGATCCAGGCCGTGAATCCGCGCGATGCCATCGCTGGCCGACAGGACGGTTCCCGTCTCGCGCAGCTCGACCTGGGCGTCATAACCCTGAATCTGTTGCTTGATAATTTCGCTGATCTCAGCCGCACGCAGTTCCATTACACCCTCTTCATGTTGCGTTTCTCGTTTCCCTTCACACGTCTGCCAAACGTCTGCTGATGCGTCCCCGCGTGGCCTCTACAACCGCTCGGCCAGCGCCTGAGCGATGCGTTGGAGCTGGGACT is part of the Desulfurellaceae bacterium genome and encodes:
- the atpA gene encoding F0F1 ATP synthase subunit alpha; protein product: MELRAAEISEIIKQQIQGYDAQVELRETGTVLSASDGIARIHGLDQVASGELLQFPDDMFGLALNLEEDNVGAAVFGEVQAIKEGDEVRRTGRIAEVPVGDAMLGRVVNALGQPIDGKGPITSAESRRIEVKAPGIVLRQPVKEPVQTGLKAIDSMIPIGRGQRELIIGDRQTGKTAIVIDTIINQKGGDMQCIYVAIGQKQSTVAQVVERLTRAGALEYTTIVVASASDAAPLQFIAPYAGCAIGEYFRDNSKHALVIYDDLSKHAVAYRQLSLLLRRPPGREAFPGDVFYLHSRLLERAAKMSEAEGGGSLTALPIIETQAGDVSAYIPTNVISITDGQIFLETDLFNSGIRPAVNVGISVSRVGGSAQIRAMRQVAGSLRLDLAQYREMAAFAQFGSDLDAATQRMLSRGTRLVEVLKQGQYEPLPVENQVVMIYAGTNGFLDQLPESALKKYETELLRFVETSHPDLLPDLRSKRELTDDIKERLEAALREFNDTFTA